In Artemia franciscana chromosome 8, ASM3288406v1, whole genome shotgun sequence, a genomic segment contains:
- the LOC136030669 gene encoding uncharacterized protein LOC136030669: MLILSNVRNCCQMPNYQFGFTVGLGCADALFALAAILSDSEATGDPLIIGSFDASWAFDSSVHLQIVLEAYKQGLSLCIVRVVYYMYNNLRAQIKIPSSPAESIVVPVRKGVRQGSVVSPTLYNNSVLPAQAQVATSCVSKGIDVSLMTYADDLLNLNRSAGRPSKNFDVLSREYNKIGLSFNVSKLVVLFFNAGYYEKEIPLGDSAVKPSESITYLGLPIGRSLYSTETSLVQHVEAKIRIAYGSIIGNRHRFCPRFIASLYNAIALPHVLYIAPFWNYLSSAQCTKVRALRLPPWTRNLYIMRNYGVSDPTVCINRVIENFLEKAKGRTNPWLAIMCQ, from the coding sequence ATGCTTATATTGTCAAACGTTAGAAACTGTTGCCAAATGCCAAACTACCAGTTTGGCTTTACAGTAGGTCTTGGTTGTGCTGATGCTCTGTTTGCCCTTGCTGCTATTCTGTCTGATTCTGAGGCAACGGGTGACCCATTAATTATTGGTTCTTTTGATGCAAGCTGGGCGTTTGACTCGTCAGTGCATCTGCAGATCGTTTTAGAAGCATATAAACAAGGGCTAAGTCTGTGTATTGTCAGAGTTGTGTATTATATGTACAATAATCTTAGAGCACAAATTAAAATACCCTCAAGTCCGGCTGAATCCATTGTTGTACCAGTTCGTAAAGGGGTCAGGCAAGGCTCAGTTGTGTCTCCGACTTTGTATAACAATAGCGTTCTGCCGGCACAAGCCCAGGTAGCTACGTCTTGTGTTTCAAAAGGGATCGATGTTTCGTTGATGACGTATGCTGACGACCTTCTTAATTTGAACAGGTCTGCCGGTCGACCATCgaagaattttgatgttttgagtagggaatataataaaataggtTTATCATTTAATGTGTCTAAATTGGTTGTACTGTTCTTCAACGCGGGGTATTATGAGAAAGAAATTCCTTTAGGTGATTCAGCTGTTAAGCCAAGTGAGAGCATTACCTACCTTGGTTTACCAATCGGTCGAAGCCTTTACTCGACAGAAACGTCGCTTGTACAACACGTAGAGGCGAAAATCCGGATTGCTTATGGATCAATCATTGGTAATAGACATCGATTCTGCCCTAGATTTATTGCGTCGCTGTATAATGCCATTGCCCTCCCACATGTACTGTATATAGCacctttttggaattatttgtcGTCCGCCCAGTGTAcaaaagtaagagctctgagacttcCTCCATGGACGAGGAACTTGTATATTATGCGTAATTACGGAGTTTCTGATCCAACAGTTTGTATTAACCGGGTCATAGAGAATTTCCTTGAAAAGGCTAAGGGAAGGACGAACCCGTGGCTAGCTATCATGTGTCAGTAG